CGTCCTTCTCGTCTTCGGAACCCGCCCGGAAGCCATCAAGATGTTTCCGGTCGTCCATGCCCTCAAGGGCGATGGCCGCTTCAGGGTCGTCACCTGCGTCACCGCGCAGCATCGCGGGATGCTCGATCAGGTGCTCGACATCGCCGGGATCGTCCCCGATCACGACCTCGACCTCATGCGCCCCGACCAGACGCTCGATGGCCTCACCGCCGCGCTGCTCACGGGAATCGGCAAAGTGCTCGACGCGGAAAAGCCCGACTGGGTCGTCGTGCAGGGCGATACCGCCACGGCCATGGCCGGCGCGCTGGCGGCCTATTACCGCAAGATCCCGCTCGCCCATGTCGAGGCTGGCTTGCGCAGCCACAATATCTATCACCCCTGGCCCGAGGAGGTGAACCGCAAGATCATCGGCACGATCGCCGCGCTCCATTTCGCCCCCACCCCCACCGCAGCGGCGGCTTTGCGCGCCGAAAATGTCGATCCGGCCACGATCCATGTCACGGGCAATACCGTGATCGACGCGCTGCACTGGGTCACGGCCAAAATCGCCGCGCAACCGGCGCTGGCCACGGGGCTGGCCGATCTGGAGGCGCGCTTTGCGGGCAAGCGGCTGATCGGAGTGACCAGCCATCGCCGCGAGAATTTCGGCGGTGGCCTCGAAGCCATCGCGCAGGCCATCCGCGAACTGGCGGCCCGGCCCGATGTCGCGCTGATCTTCCCGGTCCACCCCAATCCGAACGTGCGCGCGGTGATGAACGCGGCGCTGGCCGGTCTTCCCAATGTCGCGCTGATCGAGCCGCTCGACTATCCCCATTTCGCGCGCCTGTTGAGCATCTGCGAGATCATGCTGACCGACAGCGGCGGCGTTCAGGAAGAGGCGCCCGCGCTGGGCAAGCCGGTCCTCGTCATGCGCGAGACGACCGAGCGCCCCGAAGGGGTGGAGGCAGGCACCGCCCGGCTGGTCGGCACGGATGCCGCGCGGATCGTCGCCGAAACGACCCTGCTGCTCGACGATCCGGCGGCCTATGCGGCCATGGCCCGCGCGCACAATCCGTTCGGCGACGGAAAATCGGCGGCCCGCATCGCCGATCTGCTGGCGGGCTGAAGACAACAAAAAAGGGCGGCTGATCCCATCGGATCAACCGCCCCCCTGATCTTGTCCGCTTTCAGAAAGCCCGATCAGCCTTCGCGGTGGTGGCGCGGGCCCTTGCGGTGCGGCGCGCCGGAACGGGGACCATCGTGACGGGGGCCATCATGGCGGGGTCCACCATGACGGGGACCGTCATCACGCGGACGGTTCGGGCCATTGCCCTGACGGCGGTTGGTACGGGCCATTTCGCGCGGCGGCTCGGAGGGTTCGATGCGGATGCCGCTTTCGTCCTCGGCGCCTTCGCGGGCGGTCTTCTGCAAGGCGGCGCGGAAGCGTTCCTCCATCGCGCGGGGCACCTGAAAGAAGGTTTCCTGCATGCCGATGCGGATCGCGCCGATCTCGTTGCGGGTGATGTGGCCACGGCGGCACAGCAGCGGCAGCAGCCAGCGCGGATCGGCGTTCTGGCGGCGGCCGATGTCCATGCGGAACCACGCCACGTCGTCAAAGCCCGTGCGGCGGGGCTGGCGACGGCCTTCCTCGCTCGACAGGTCGATCAGGTCTTCGGGCTGGGGCAGCGCCTTGCGGTGGCTGCGCACGAGCGCGAGGGCAATGTCGCGCGCTTCCATCTTTTCGAGCAGGGTATCGGCCAGCGCGATATCGTCCTCGCTCGTGTCTTCCGGGTCGGACGGGGCGAGCAGCACTTCGAGCAGGCGCACGCGGTCGCGCTCGCGGATCTGCTCCGCGCCCGGAACCGGGGTCCAGGTGGCATCGATGCGCGCGCGGCGCAGCATTTCTTCAAGGCGGCGGCGGCGCGGATAGGGCACCAC
The genomic region above belongs to Novosphingobium sp. IK01 and contains:
- the wecB gene encoding non-hydrolyzing UDP-N-acetylglucosamine 2-epimerase, with the protein product MSKTVLLVFGTRPEAIKMFPVVHALKGDGRFRVVTCVTAQHRGMLDQVLDIAGIVPDHDLDLMRPDQTLDGLTAALLTGIGKVLDAEKPDWVVVQGDTATAMAGALAAYYRKIPLAHVEAGLRSHNIYHPWPEEVNRKIIGTIAALHFAPTPTAAAALRAENVDPATIHVTGNTVIDALHWVTAKIAAQPALATGLADLEARFAGKRLIGVTSHRRENFGGGLEAIAQAIRELAARPDVALIFPVHPNPNVRAVMNAALAGLPNVALIEPLDYPHFARLLSICEIMLTDSGGVQEEAPALGKPVLVMRETTERPEGVEAGTARLVGTDAARIVAETTLLLDDPAAYAAMARAHNPFGDGKSAARIADLLAG